In Pseudomonas sp. GCEP-101, one DNA window encodes the following:
- a CDS encoding response regulator, with translation MRILLAEDDQLLGDGIRAGLGLEGDTVDWVNDGVAAEQALATDEFDLLVLDLGLPRKDGLEVLRSLRRRGDLTPVLILTARDKVADRVAGLDAGADDYLTKPFDLDELLARVRALTRRHTGRAAPLLQHGDLALDPATHQVSLAGVPVDLAPREYALLRLLLEQRGKVLSRTRLVEALYGWDGDLESNAIEVHIHHLRRKLGNGLIRTVRGIGYGIDRPDGAPQS, from the coding sequence ATTCTATTGGCAGAAGACGACCAGTTGCTGGGCGACGGCATTCGCGCCGGGCTCGGTCTGGAAGGCGACACCGTGGACTGGGTGAACGATGGCGTGGCCGCCGAACAGGCCCTGGCCACCGACGAGTTCGACCTCTTGGTGCTCGACCTCGGCCTGCCGCGCAAGGACGGCCTGGAAGTGCTGCGCAGCCTGCGCCGCCGCGGCGACCTGACCCCGGTGCTGATCCTCACCGCGCGCGACAAGGTGGCCGACCGCGTGGCCGGCCTCGACGCCGGCGCCGACGACTACCTGACCAAACCCTTCGACCTCGACGAACTGCTCGCCCGCGTCCGCGCCCTCACCCGCCGCCACACCGGCCGCGCTGCGCCGCTGCTGCAGCACGGCGATCTGGCGCTGGACCCGGCCACCCACCAGGTCAGCCTGGCCGGCGTACCGGTGGACCTGGCGCCCCGCGAATATGCGCTGCTGCGCCTGCTGCTGGAGCAGCGCGGCAAGGTGCTCTCGCGCACCCGCCTGGTGGAAGCGCTGTACGGCTGGGACGGCGACCTGGAAAGCAACGCCATCGAAGTCCACATCCACCACCTGCGACGCAAGCTGGGCAACGGCCTGATCCGCACCGTACGCGGCATCGGCTACGGCATCGACCGCCCCGACGGCGCGCCCCAGTCTTGA
- a CDS encoding sensor histidine kinase: MRRAGSISRRLLLTLIGGVTVLWLVAGLFTYHLTREQVNRLYDQDMIDFGQAALSLVDVADAIDPQSSDAMEILARSRKAIEGLPLIRREATLGYAIWYRGQPLLATHKPPKGIEAQPPGFSDLLAGGVNWRVLQMATSGPDEVRIWVFEDLHFRHKTLHLLLFSALFPLLLALPLFAVLVWFGVRQGLAPLRSLIEQVHQRGAHSLHPLALSRAPVEVHSLVNELNLLLERLNSAMEAERRLTSDAAHEIRTPLASLRTHAQVALRSSDPAAHAHGLQQVSRSVERIGALMEQILLLARLDAEELHEIFAPVNLRLLAEDAIADLAPQAIDKHIELTLDSQDATLPGVAAWLGLLLTNLVGNALRYTPEGGRVAVSLEQGVDRVTLWVRDNGPGVAAAEQAAIFTRFYRSPSVANSHGSGLGLPIVKRIVEIHHGRISLHEGLEGAGLGVCVELPATAGHIL; the protein is encoded by the coding sequence GTGCGCCGCGCCGGTTCCATCAGCCGCCGCCTGCTGCTGACGCTGATCGGCGGCGTCACCGTGCTGTGGCTGGTGGCCGGCCTGTTCACCTACCACCTGACCCGCGAACAGGTGAACCGCCTCTACGACCAGGACATGATCGACTTCGGCCAGGCCGCGCTGAGCCTGGTCGACGTCGCCGACGCCATCGACCCGCAGTCCAGCGACGCCATGGAGATCCTCGCGCGCAGCCGCAAGGCGATCGAAGGGCTGCCGCTGATCCGCCGCGAAGCCACGCTCGGCTATGCCATCTGGTACCGCGGCCAGCCCCTGCTGGCCACCCACAAGCCGCCCAAGGGCATCGAAGCACAGCCACCGGGCTTCTCCGACCTGCTTGCCGGCGGGGTCAACTGGCGTGTGCTGCAGATGGCCACGTCGGGGCCCGACGAAGTACGCATCTGGGTGTTCGAGGACCTGCACTTCCGCCACAAGACCCTGCACCTGCTGCTGTTCAGCGCGCTGTTCCCGCTGCTGCTGGCGTTGCCGCTGTTCGCCGTGCTGGTGTGGTTCGGCGTACGCCAGGGCCTCGCGCCGCTGCGCAGCCTGATCGAACAGGTGCACCAGCGCGGCGCCCACAGCCTGCACCCACTGGCCCTGAGCCGCGCGCCGGTGGAGGTGCACAGCCTGGTCAACGAGCTGAACCTGCTGCTGGAGCGCCTGAACTCGGCCATGGAGGCCGAGCGCCGGCTGACCAGCGACGCCGCCCACGAAATCCGCACGCCATTGGCGAGCCTGCGCACCCACGCCCAGGTGGCGCTGCGCTCCTCGGACCCGGCCGCCCACGCCCACGGCCTGCAGCAGGTGAGCCGCAGTGTCGAACGCATCGGCGCGCTGATGGAGCAGATCCTCCTGCTGGCACGGCTGGACGCCGAAGAGCTGCACGAAATCTTCGCCCCGGTGAACCTGCGCCTGCTCGCCGAAGACGCCATCGCCGACCTCGCGCCGCAAGCCATCGACAAACACATCGAACTCACCCTCGACAGCCAGGACGCCACCCTGCCCGGCGTCGCCGCCTGGCTCGGGCTGCTGCTCACCAACCTGGTCGGCAACGCCCTGCGCTACACCCCCGAAGGCGGCCGCGTGGCGGTCAGCCTGGAACAGGGCGTCGACCGCGTGACCCTCTGGGTGCGCGACAACGGCCCCGGCGTCGCCGCGGCCGAGCAGGCGGCCATCTTCACCCGCTTCTACCGCAGCCCCAGCGTGGCCAACAGCCACGGCAGCGGATTGGGCCTGCCGATCGTCAAGCGCATCGTGGAAATCCACCACGGGCGCATTTCCCTGCACGAAGGGCTGGAGGGCGCAGGCCTGGGCGTGTGTGTCGAACTCCCGGCTACCGCTGGGCACATACTCTGA
- a CDS encoding acetyl-CoA carboxylase family protein yields the protein MPVTRLLIANRGEIAIRIARAAAELGIPTLAIFAEDDATSLHTRQADQAAALIGRGASAYLDQQRILEIALAHGCDAVHPGYGFLSENAEFARRCEAAGLTFVGPSPEVLEVFGDKARARDLARDHGVALAAGSNRATSQEEAERFFRELPSGAGMMIKALAGGGGRGMRAVRSVEEIAEAYARCQAEARAAFGDDRLYVERLIQHARHIEVQVIGDGRSVSHVWERDCTLQRRHQKLLEIAPSPTLHPRLRGALLSAAVRLADAVNYRGLGTFEFLLDEDSGDFVFMEANPRLQVEHTITEAVTGIDLVQAQLRIAAGASLAELNLTQAEIPSPRGHALQLRINLESLASDGTPHLACGTLSAYEPPSGPGLRVDGYGYAGYRNSAGYDSLLAKLIVHGNSGYPQLVQRAYRALCEFRLEGVASNIPLLLNLLRQPAVADNQVTTRYLEEHLPTLLGAQDHAHPHRFFSHASATAQAPRHREAPAGSIPLATPSAGVLVSLNVATGDAVALGQTIAIVEAMKMEFEVKASASGIVHSLAATPGDSLGEGDALLFVEPAQIEAREAEGATAVDLDAIRADLAEVLERHAIGLDERRPDAVAKRHRIGKRTTRENLADLLDEGSFIEYGALAIAAQRRRRSVEELIASSPADGLVSGLGSINAAQFGDEKARCLVLAYDYTVFAGTQGVMNHKKTDRMLHLAEQWRIPLVLYAEGGGGRPGDTDFVGVAGLDNMSFVGLARLSGLVPLVGVVSGRCFAGNAALLGCCDVIIATRDTSLGMAGPAMIEGGGLGKFAPEEVGPSDVQSANGVIDVLVEDEAEATRIARQYLAYFQGDSADWQCADQRLLRHAVPENRLRVYDIRQVIEQLADSGSVLELRRHFAAGMVTALVRIEGKPFGLIANNPMHLGGAIDAEAGDKAARFMQLCDAFDLPIISLCDTPGFMVGPEAEKTATVRHVSRMFVTAASLTVPFFTVVLRKGYGLGAQAMAAGSFHAALFTVAWPSGEFGAMGLEGAIRLGYAKELAAIEDPQERQKLFDKLVAAAYRNGKGLNMASYLEIDDVIDPADTRRWVLRGLASTPRPAPRQGKKRPLIDTW from the coding sequence ATGCCCGTCACCCGCCTGCTCATCGCCAACCGTGGCGAGATCGCCATCCGCATTGCCCGCGCCGCTGCCGAGCTGGGTATCCCGACGCTGGCGATCTTCGCCGAGGACGACGCCACCTCGCTGCACACGCGCCAGGCCGATCAGGCGGCAGCCCTCATCGGGCGTGGCGCCAGCGCCTACCTGGACCAGCAACGGATCCTCGAGATCGCCCTCGCCCACGGCTGCGATGCGGTCCACCCGGGTTACGGCTTCCTGTCGGAGAACGCTGAATTCGCCCGCCGCTGCGAAGCGGCCGGCCTGACCTTCGTCGGCCCGTCGCCGGAGGTGCTCGAGGTCTTCGGTGATAAGGCCCGTGCCCGCGACCTGGCCCGCGACCACGGTGTGGCGCTGGCTGCCGGCAGCAACCGCGCCACCTCCCAGGAGGAGGCCGAGCGTTTCTTCCGCGAACTGCCGTCCGGCGCCGGCATGATGATCAAGGCCCTCGCCGGTGGCGGCGGGCGCGGCATGCGCGCGGTACGCAGCGTCGAGGAAATCGCCGAGGCCTACGCCCGCTGCCAGGCCGAAGCCCGCGCCGCCTTTGGCGATGATCGCCTCTACGTGGAGCGGCTGATCCAGCACGCCCGCCACATCGAAGTGCAGGTGATCGGCGACGGTCGCAGCGTCAGCCATGTGTGGGAGCGCGACTGCACCCTGCAGCGGCGCCACCAGAAGCTGCTCGAAATCGCCCCCAGCCCCACCCTGCATCCGCGCCTGCGCGGCGCCCTGCTCAGCGCCGCCGTGCGCCTGGCCGATGCGGTGAACTACCGCGGCCTGGGCACCTTCGAGTTCCTGCTGGACGAGGACAGCGGCGACTTCGTGTTCATGGAGGCCAACCCGCGCCTGCAGGTGGAGCACACCATCACCGAAGCGGTGACCGGCATCGACCTGGTGCAGGCACAACTGCGCATCGCCGCCGGCGCCAGCCTCGCCGAGCTGAACCTGACCCAGGCCGAGATTCCCTCGCCGCGCGGCCACGCCCTGCAATTGCGCATCAACCTGGAAAGCCTCGCCAGCGACGGCACACCGCATCTGGCCTGCGGCACGCTCAGCGCCTACGAACCGCCCAGCGGCCCCGGCCTGCGCGTGGACGGCTACGGCTATGCGGGCTACCGCAACAGCGCCGGCTACGACTCGCTGCTGGCCAAGCTGATCGTCCACGGCAACAGCGGTTATCCACAGCTGGTGCAGCGCGCCTACCGCGCCCTCTGCGAGTTCCGTCTCGAAGGCGTGGCGAGCAACATTCCGCTGCTGCTCAACCTGCTGCGCCAGCCGGCGGTCGCCGACAACCAGGTCACCACCCGCTACCTCGAAGAGCACCTGCCCACGCTGCTGGGCGCCCAGGACCACGCCCACCCGCACCGTTTCTTCAGCCATGCCAGCGCCACCGCGCAAGCCCCGCGCCACCGCGAAGCGCCGGCCGGCAGCATCCCGCTGGCAACGCCCAGTGCCGGCGTGCTGGTGAGCCTGAACGTCGCCACCGGCGATGCCGTCGCCCTGGGCCAGACCATCGCCATCGTCGAGGCGATGAAGATGGAGTTCGAGGTAAAGGCCAGCGCCAGCGGCATCGTCCACAGCCTCGCCGCCACGCCCGGCGACAGTCTCGGCGAGGGCGACGCACTGCTGTTCGTCGAGCCGGCGCAGATCGAAGCCCGGGAGGCCGAGGGTGCCACCGCTGTGGACCTCGACGCCATTCGTGCCGACCTCGCGGAAGTCCTCGAACGCCACGCCATCGGCCTCGACGAACGCCGCCCGGACGCCGTCGCCAAGCGCCACCGGATCGGCAAGCGCACCACCCGCGAAAACCTCGCCGACCTGCTGGATGAGGGCAGCTTCATCGAGTACGGCGCCCTGGCCATCGCCGCCCAGCGTCGCCGCCGTAGCGTCGAGGAATTGATCGCCAGCAGCCCCGCAGACGGCCTGGTCAGCGGCCTGGGCAGCATCAACGCCGCGCAGTTCGGCGACGAGAAGGCCCGTTGCCTGGTGCTGGCCTACGACTACACGGTGTTTGCCGGCACCCAGGGCGTGATGAACCACAAGAAGACCGACCGCATGCTGCACCTCGCCGAGCAATGGCGCATCCCGCTGGTGCTCTACGCCGAAGGCGGCGGCGGGCGCCCCGGCGATACCGACTTCGTTGGCGTGGCCGGACTGGACAACATGAGCTTCGTCGGCCTGGCGCGGCTCTCCGGGCTGGTGCCGCTGGTGGGCGTGGTCTCCGGCCGCTGCTTCGCCGGCAATGCCGCACTGCTCGGCTGCTGCGACGTGATCATCGCCACCCGTGACACCAGCCTGGGGATGGCAGGGCCCGCGATGATCGAGGGCGGCGGCCTGGGCAAGTTCGCCCCCGAGGAAGTCGGCCCCAGCGACGTGCAGAGCGCCAACGGCGTGATCGACGTGCTGGTGGAAGACGAGGCCGAAGCCACCCGCATCGCCCGCCAGTACCTGGCCTATTTCCAGGGCGACAGCGCCGACTGGCAGTGCGCCGACCAGCGCCTGCTGCGCCATGCGGTGCCGGAGAACCGCCTGCGCGTCTACGACATTCGCCAGGTCATCGAGCAACTGGCCGACAGCGGCTCGGTGCTCGAACTGCGCCGGCACTTCGCCGCCGGGATGGTCACCGCGCTGGTGCGTATCGAAGGCAAACCCTTCGGCCTAATCGCCAACAACCCCATGCACCTGGGCGGCGCCATCGACGCCGAGGCCGGTGACAAGGCCGCGCGCTTCATGCAGCTGTGCGACGCCTTCGACCTGCCGATCATCTCGCTGTGCGACACCCCCGGCTTCATGGTCGGCCCGGAGGCGGAAAAGACCGCCACTGTGCGCCACGTCTCGCGCATGTTCGTCACCGCCGCCAGCCTCACGGTTCCCTTCTTCACCGTCGTCCTGCGCAAGGGCTACGGCCTCGGCGCACAGGCCATGGCCGCCGGCAGCTTCCACGCCGCGCTGTTCACCGTCGCCTGGCCCAGCGGCGAGTTCGGCGCCATGGGGCTGGAAGGCGCGATTCGCCTGGGCTACGCCAAGGAACTGGCCGCCATCGAAGACCCGCAGGAGCGGCAGAAGCTGTTCGACAAGCTGGTCGCCGCCGCCTACCGCAACGGCAAGGGCCTGAACATGGCGAGCTACCTGGAGATCGACGACGTCATCGACCCCGCCGATACCCGCCGCTGGGTGCTGCGCGGGCTGGCATCGACGCCCAGGCCTGCCCCGCGCCAGGGAAAAAAGCGCCCACTGATCGATACCTGGTGA
- a CDS encoding sodium:calcium antiporter, translating into MLTFLLELLGMLLVILIAAELFTNALEHFGERLGISEGVTGSLFAAVGTALPETLIPLLALFAGTSNVNLNEEVGVGAILGAPLMLSTLSTCLMACVAWRARGLLGRIRPERTGLQRDLNFFLVAFCFATIAMFVPAELRSVRIALSVLLVLTYVGYITLTLRASQSLVEDGHGTEADHHMYLSRIGLPTNLATIVLQLLLGLALLVLGAKGFIHGVEGLSHILGISALLLSLLIIPIATELPEKINSILWVRRGKDTLAFGNISGAMVFQGTLLPAIGILLTPWQPRIEVLTGVLITLGAALWLRINAQRSGGLPVWVLLFNGLLYAAYLGITLSR; encoded by the coding sequence ATGCTGACCTTCCTCCTCGAACTGCTCGGCATGCTGCTGGTGATCCTGATCGCCGCCGAACTCTTCACCAACGCCCTGGAACACTTCGGCGAACGCCTGGGGATTTCCGAAGGCGTCACCGGCTCGCTGTTCGCCGCCGTCGGCACGGCCCTGCCGGAAACCCTGATCCCGCTGCTGGCGTTGTTCGCCGGCACCAGCAACGTCAACCTCAACGAGGAAGTCGGCGTCGGCGCCATTCTCGGCGCGCCGCTGATGCTCTCCACCCTGTCCACCTGCCTGATGGCCTGCGTCGCCTGGCGCGCCCGCGGCCTGCTCGGGCGCATCCGCCCGGAGCGCACCGGCCTGCAGCGCGACCTGAACTTCTTCCTGGTCGCCTTCTGCTTCGCCACCATCGCCATGTTCGTGCCCGCCGAATTGCGCTCCGTGCGCATCGCCCTGAGCGTGCTGCTGGTGCTCACCTATGTCGGCTACATCACCCTGACCCTGCGTGCCTCGCAGAGCCTGGTGGAGGACGGCCACGGCACCGAGGCCGACCACCACATGTACCTGTCGCGCATCGGCCTGCCGACCAACCTCGCCACCATCGTGCTGCAACTGCTGCTGGGCCTCGCGCTGCTGGTGCTGGGCGCCAAGGGCTTCATCCACGGTGTGGAAGGCCTCTCGCACATCCTGGGCATCTCCGCCCTGTTGCTGTCGCTGCTGATCATCCCCATCGCCACCGAACTGCCGGAGAAGATCAACAGCATCCTCTGGGTGCGCCGCGGCAAGGACACCCTGGCCTTCGGCAACATCAGCGGCGCCATGGTCTTCCAGGGCACCCTGCTGCCCGCCATCGGCATCCTCCTCACGCCTTGGCAGCCGCGCATCGAAGTGCTCACCGGCGTGCTGATCACCCTCGGCGCAGCGCTCTGGCTACGGATCAACGCCCAGCGCAGCGGCGGCCTGCCGGTCTGGGTACTGCTGTTCAACGGCCTGCTGTACGCCGCCTATCTGGGCATCACCCTGTCACGCTGA
- a CDS encoding type 1 glutamine amidotransferase domain-containing protein, which produces MKILVVLTSHDQLGSTGKKTGFWLEEFAAPYYVFKDAGASLTLASPKGGQPPLDPKSDEEDAQTPATRRFRQDSEAQAALANTVKLSEVKADDYDAVFYPGGHGPLWDLAEDRTSVALIEAFHSSGKTVSAVCHAPAVFRHPRGQDGQPLVQGRHVTGFSNSEEDAVGLTDVVPFLVQDMLKANGARYSKGPDWQSHVEVDRGLITGQNPASSEAVAEAVLKFLS; this is translated from the coding sequence ATGAAAATCCTGGTAGTCCTGACCTCCCACGACCAGCTCGGCAGCACCGGCAAGAAAACCGGCTTCTGGCTCGAGGAGTTCGCCGCGCCCTACTATGTCTTCAAGGATGCCGGCGCCAGCCTGACCCTCGCCTCGCCCAAGGGCGGCCAGCCGCCGCTGGACCCCAAGAGCGACGAGGAAGATGCGCAGACCCCGGCCACCCGGCGCTTCCGCCAGGACAGCGAAGCCCAGGCCGCGCTGGCCAACACCGTGAAGCTCAGCGAGGTGAAGGCCGACGACTACGACGCGGTGTTCTACCCCGGCGGCCACGGCCCGCTGTGGGACCTGGCCGAGGACCGCACCTCGGTCGCGCTGATCGAAGCCTTCCACTCCAGCGGCAAAACCGTCTCCGCCGTCTGCCACGCCCCCGCCGTGTTCCGCCACCCCCGCGGGCAGGACGGCCAGCCCTTGGTGCAGGGCCGGCACGTCACCGGCTTCTCCAACAGCGAAGAGGACGCCGTCGGCCTCACCGACGTGGTGCCGTTCCTCGTCCAGGACATGCTCAAGGCCAACGGCGCCCGCTACAGCAAGGGCCCGGACTGGCAGAGCCACGTCGAGGTCGACCGCGGCCTGATCACCGGGCAGAACCCCGCGTCCTCCGAGGCCGTGGCCGAAGCCGTGCTGAAATTCCTCAGCTGA
- a CDS encoding phage integrase, with product MAITKLEDGRWLADIEPIKGKRFRKRFKTKGEAQRFEATVRQKCIENPAWSIKPKDRRRLSELVHLWYDLHGHSLRDAPRRLSKMLQLAARLGDPVAMALDASSYANLRRKRLEEGISGKTLNNELGYLRAVFNELKDLGQIDYGNPLAGVKLLKLQERELSWLTTEQIGELLDSIRNRCDNPHTELVTLLCLATGARWSEAEKLPAHRLQGNVVTYAGTKSGKVRHVPIPPELADRVRKHWRMHGPFSSCITSFRRALERTTIQLPQGQASHALRHTFASHFMMNGGNILTLQKILGHSTLTMTMRYAHLSPDHLQDAIRFGPLVGTVCF from the coding sequence ATGGCAATTACGAAGCTGGAGGACGGACGCTGGCTGGCTGATATCGAACCCATCAAGGGCAAACGCTTCCGAAAGCGATTTAAGACCAAGGGCGAGGCTCAGCGCTTCGAAGCCACGGTTCGGCAGAAGTGCATCGAGAACCCTGCGTGGAGTATCAAGCCCAAGGATCGCCGCAGACTTTCGGAGCTGGTGCACCTCTGGTACGACCTGCATGGCCATTCACTGCGTGATGCACCTCGGAGGCTGTCCAAGATGCTGCAATTGGCTGCTCGATTGGGCGACCCGGTAGCGATGGCCCTGGACGCGTCTTCGTATGCGAACTTGCGGCGGAAGCGGCTGGAGGAGGGGATATCCGGGAAGACCCTGAACAACGAACTGGGCTACCTCCGCGCGGTGTTCAATGAGCTGAAGGATCTGGGTCAGATCGACTACGGCAACCCGCTGGCCGGGGTAAAGCTGCTCAAGTTGCAAGAGCGGGAACTGTCGTGGCTGACAACCGAGCAGATCGGCGAGCTTCTCGACTCTATCCGCAACCGTTGCGACAACCCGCACACCGAGCTGGTGACTCTGCTCTGCCTGGCTACGGGTGCTCGATGGTCCGAGGCTGAAAAGCTCCCCGCACATCGGCTACAAGGCAACGTTGTGACCTATGCCGGAACCAAGTCAGGGAAGGTTCGCCACGTACCGATTCCACCGGAACTGGCTGACCGGGTGAGGAAACACTGGCGGATGCATGGTCCGTTTTCGTCCTGCATCACATCCTTCCGCCGTGCCTTGGAGCGAACCACGATTCAACTGCCGCAAGGCCAAGCCAGCCACGCTCTCCGGCACACCTTTGCCAGCCACTTCATGATGAATGGAGGCAACATCCTCACGCTTCAGAAAATCCTAGGGCACTCGACGCTCACGATGACCATGCGATACGCGCATCTGTCGCCTGATCATCTCCAGGACGCGATTCGATTCGGCCCACTAGTGGGGACTGTTTGCTTTTAG
- a CDS encoding TIGR04255 family protein, with protein MSVSELFEPIKKSHAIAETIFFFEFANRLIANQKKMESLKSNLADLFSEFDETKSVQITLENSETPSIQQNSDAIQMVRRNATSNALEWIVRIAGPSISIHCLEYYRWAPAKQFFLDVLKRVLEALDTQEPLLGGGLRVLDRFRFMPSAGKYNISELLDPESVYVSDHVFSSGERWHVYTGWFEPGKLESTEVLSQLNLDSSYTTSSDGELQSFVTLDHTLSLRDSENKVSKSPLGALSDGKKVLDSASELFEAFHLCNKSVIFNVLNKKIAEQMNLRQGGA; from the coding sequence ATGAGCGTATCGGAGCTCTTTGAGCCCATCAAGAAATCGCATGCGATTGCGGAGACTATTTTTTTCTTTGAGTTTGCGAACAGACTCATTGCCAATCAGAAGAAAATGGAGTCTCTAAAGTCCAATCTTGCGGATTTGTTTTCTGAATTCGACGAAACTAAAAGCGTCCAGATTACTCTGGAGAACTCAGAGACGCCAAGTATTCAACAGAACTCTGATGCAATTCAGATGGTTCGTCGCAATGCTACGTCGAACGCTCTTGAGTGGATTGTACGTATCGCTGGGCCATCTATTAGTATTCACTGCCTTGAGTACTACCGCTGGGCGCCCGCCAAGCAGTTTTTCTTGGATGTTCTGAAAAGAGTATTAGAGGCGCTAGATACCCAAGAGCCACTGCTTGGAGGAGGGTTGAGGGTATTGGATCGCTTCCGATTCATGCCCAGCGCGGGGAAATATAATATATCCGAGCTTTTAGATCCGGAGTCAGTATACGTCTCTGATCACGTATTCTCGTCTGGCGAGCGGTGGCATGTTTATACAGGCTGGTTTGAGCCTGGGAAGTTGGAGAGTACCGAGGTTCTTAGTCAGCTAAATCTCGACTCGTCATATACAACCTCATCCGATGGCGAGCTTCAGAGCTTTGTGACGCTTGATCACACTTTGTCGTTGCGTGATTCTGAAAACAAGGTTTCAAAATCACCGTTAGGTGCGCTTTCTGACGGGAAAAAGGTTTTAGATTCAGCTTCGGAGCTATTTGAAGCATTTCATTTGTGCAATAAAAGCGTTATATTTAATGTGCTTAATAAGAAAATTGCAGAGCAAATGAATCTACGGCAGGGAGGGGCTTGA
- a CDS encoding YceH family protein, whose amino-acid sequence MSQSLDTLSDFEPLSAVDTRVLGCLIEKQLTTPEAYPLTLNALVTACNQKTSRDPVMNLTPGQVGQSLRHLEGRDMTRLVMGSRADRWEQRLDKALELVKPQVILLGLLFLRGPQTLNELLTRSQRMHDFDDTEEVRHQLERLASRGMAVQLERLSGQREDRYMHLLGTEEDREAAIAASGSRASSERSDGGGHDEGRLVELEARIAALEERLALLELGVSRD is encoded by the coding sequence ATGAGCCAGTCGCTCGACACCCTTTCCGATTTCGAACCCCTGAGCGCAGTGGATACCCGCGTGCTCGGATGCCTGATCGAAAAGCAGCTCACCACCCCCGAAGCCTACCCGCTGACCCTCAATGCCCTGGTCACCGCGTGCAACCAGAAGACTAGCCGCGACCCGGTGATGAACCTCACCCCCGGCCAGGTCGGCCAATCCCTGCGCCATCTGGAAGGCCGCGACATGACCCGCCTGGTCATGGGCAGCCGCGCCGACCGCTGGGAACAGCGGCTGGACAAGGCTCTGGAGTTGGTCAAGCCGCAGGTCATCCTGCTCGGCCTGCTGTTCCTGCGCGGCCCGCAGACGCTCAACGAGCTGCTCACCCGCAGCCAGCGCATGCACGACTTCGACGACACCGAGGAAGTCCGCCACCAGCTGGAACGCCTCGCCAGCCGTGGCATGGCCGTGCAGCTGGAACGCCTGAGCGGCCAGCGCGAAGACCGCTACATGCACCTGCTGGGCACCGAGGAAGACCGCGAGGCCGCTATCGCCGCCAGCGGCAGCCGCGCCTCCAGCGAGCGCAGTGACGGCGGCGGCCACGACGAAGGCCGCCTGGTGGAACTGGAAGCCCGTATCGCCGCCCTCGAAGAGCGCCTCGCCCTGCTGGAGCTGGGCGTCTCCCGCGACTGA
- a CDS encoding cache domain-containing protein, with amino-acid sequence MSSEQPTDELQCCAQRIDASIRNVFQRLDELAGEVVAIWRTLAEEGKRPSSKDLGALRPRIQHDLTDDGTRLHGTGVVIEPGELADQDMYLEWWYHGRGDKVVPMSLNFNRRSENFYNYLNMPWFSRPRASGQPSVVGPFVDLYGTDLYILAFSVPIQVDGRFIGVAAADIALHEFEGVLLGSLMRMGHEALVVNGEGRVVAANTANWFTGDLARRTLGRDAQGREQELAASFSHWSVIERPLNRRLAGAA; translated from the coding sequence ATGTCCAGCGAACAACCCACGGATGAACTCCAGTGCTGCGCCCAGCGCATCGACGCTTCCATCCGTAACGTTTTCCAGCGTCTCGACGAGCTGGCCGGCGAGGTCGTGGCGATCTGGCGCACGCTGGCGGAGGAGGGCAAGCGTCCGTCGTCGAAGGATCTCGGCGCGCTGCGCCCGCGCATCCAGCACGATCTCACCGATGACGGCACGCGCCTGCACGGCACCGGGGTGGTGATCGAGCCGGGCGAGCTGGCCGACCAGGACATGTACCTGGAGTGGTGGTACCACGGCCGCGGCGACAAGGTCGTGCCCATGAGCCTGAACTTCAACCGGCGCAGCGAGAACTTCTACAACTACCTCAACATGCCCTGGTTCTCCCGCCCCCGCGCCAGCGGCCAGCCCTCGGTGGTCGGGCCCTTCGTCGACCTCTACGGCACCGACCTGTACATCCTCGCCTTCTCCGTACCGATCCAGGTGGACGGCCGCTTCATCGGCGTCGCCGCCGCCGACATCGCGCTGCACGAGTTCGAAGGCGTGCTGCTGGGCAGCCTGATGCGAATGGGGCACGAAGCCCTGGTAGTGAATGGCGAAGGCCGCGTGGTCGCCGCCAACACCGCCAACTGGTTCACCGGCGACCTCGCCCGGCGCACTCTGGGGCGCGACGCCCAGGGGCGCGAACAGGAACTGGCGGCGTCGTTCTCGCACTGGTCGGTCATCGAGCGACCGCTCAACCGGCGCCTGGCCGGTGCCGCCTGA